In Pleomorphomonas sp. T1.2MG-36, the genomic stretch ATCGGCAGGGACACGTCGATCATCACCAGATCGGCGCCGCGCCCCGAGCGCAGCGTCCGAAGCGCGGTGTCGATGGTGTCGGCCTGCAGCACCGAGGCGCCCTTGTCCATGGCGATGCGGGTGGCGGCGGTGAGCTGCCCGTTGAGTGAGCCGACGATCAGAAGGCGCATAGGTCTGTCTCCGGTCAGCGGTCGGACTTGACGATTTCGGTCATCGTCACGCCGAGCTTGTCTTCGACCAGCACCACTTCGCCACGGGCGACAAGGCGGTCGTTGACGTAGATGTCGATAGCTTCGCCGACCTTGCGGTCGAGTTCCAGCACGGAGCCGGGGGCAAGCTGCAAAAGATCGCTGATGCCGAGGCGGGCGCGGCCGAGAATGGCCGAGACGCGCACGGGGACGTCGAACACCGCCTCAAGCTCGGCGGCGGAGCGCGTGACGGCCTGATCCTCGCCATCGTCGCCGCTGCGGCGACGCTCGGCGACGTGGGATTCGAGGTCGATGCCCGAAGGTTCGTCGGCGGGGGTCATGTGGCGGCTCCGCTCTGGAGAATGTGGTCGGCCGGCGCCTCGGCCGGCAGGTGGCGGGCGATCGCCGCCTCGATGTCGGCGATGATGGCGGCGTGATTGAGCACGATGCCGCCGTCGGCCCATTCGATGCGGCAGTCGCCGCGCGCCATGCCCGGCTCGCCCAGCACCACGAGGCGGCCCTCGAAGCCGCGCTCGGAGACGAGGCGCTTCAGTTCGGTCTGGATCGGCTCGGCGTCGACGTCCGACAGGCGGACGACGAGGTGGGGGGCGGCCCGGAGCGGCGCGAAGCAGTCTTCGAGAAGGCCGACGATGCGCTCGCGCGGCAGCCGCTCGACCAGCGAGCCGGCGATCTTGATGGCCACCGTCTCGGCGAGGCGCATGGCGTCGGCCTCGATGCGCTCGCGCTCGGTGTCGAGAACGGCGAGGATCGACTGGGCGGCGCTGGCGAGGCGCTGCGCCTCGTCCGACAGGCGCATGGCTTCGCGGGCGGTGCGGTCGGCCGCCTGGGCCTCGGCGCTGTCGCGGCCGGCGGCGAGGCCGCGCTCGTAGGCGGCGGCTTCCGCCTCGGCGAGACGCT encodes the following:
- a CDS encoding FliH/SctL family protein — encoded protein: MAAPARFLFDNDFSAPSRADAAPATVMVPEPEHLQRLAEAEAAAYERGLAAGRDSAEAQAADRTAREAMRLSDEAQRLASAAQSILAVLDTERERIEADAMRLAETVAIKIAGSLVERLPRERIVGLLEDCFAPLRAAPHLVVRLSDVDAEPIQTELKRLVSERGFEGRLVVLGEPGMARGDCRIEWADGGIVLNHAAIIADIEAAIARHLPAEAPADHILQSGAAT
- the fliN gene encoding flagellar motor switch protein FliN; the encoded protein is MTPADEPSGIDLESHVAERRRSGDDGEDQAVTRSAAELEAVFDVPVRVSAILGRARLGISDLLQLAPGSVLELDRKVGEAIDIYVNDRLVARGEVVLVEDKLGVTMTEIVKSDR